Proteins from a genomic interval of Equus quagga isolate Etosha38 chromosome 13, UCLA_HA_Equagga_1.0, whole genome shotgun sequence:
- the GBA1 gene encoding lysosomal acid glucosylceramidase, protein MELSSPSREGCLKCPGRVGIMAASLMGLLLLQAVSWASGARPCSPKSFGYSSVVCVCNATYCDSLDPLTLPAPGTFSRYESTRSGRRMELSLGTIQANRTGTGLLLTLQPDQKFQKVKGFGGAMTDAAALNILALSPAARNLLLKSYFSEEGIEYNIIRVPMASCDFSIRVYTYADTPDDFQLHNFSLPEEDVKLKIPLIHQALELAQRPISLFASPWTSPTWLKTNGAVNGKGSLKGQPGDRYHQTWAKYFVKFLDAYAEHKLQFWAVTTENEPSAGLISGYPFQCLGFTPEHQRDFIARDLGPTLANSTHRNVRVLMLDDQRLLLPRWAQVVLADPEAAKYVHGIAVHWYLDFLAPAKATLGETHRLFPDMMLFASEACVGSKFWEQSVRLGSWDRGMQYSHSIITNLLYHVAGWTDWNLALNPEGGPNWVRNFVDSPIIVDIAKDTFYKQPMFYHLGHFSKFIPEGSQRVGLDASEKTNLDTVALMHPDGSAVVVVLNRSSKDVPLTIKDPAVGFLETVSPGYSIHTYLWRRQ, encoded by the exons ATGGAGCTTTCAAGTCCTTCCAGAGAG GGGTGTCTCAAGTGCCCGGGCAGGGTAGGCATCATGGCTGCCAGCCTCATGGGATTGCTTCTACTTCAGGCAGTATCATGGGCATCAG GTGCCCGCCCCTGCAGCCCTAAAAGCTTTGGCTACAGCTCGGTGGTCTGTGTCTGCAATGCCACGTACTGTGACTCTCTTGACCCCCTGACCCTGCCTGCCCCTGGCACCTTCAGCCGCTATGAGAGCACACGCAGTGGTCGCCGAATGGAGCTGAGTCTGGGGACCATCCAGGCCAACCGCACAGGCACAG GGTTGCTACTGACCCTGCAGCCAGATCAGAAGTTCCAAAAAGTGAAGGGATTTGGAGGGGCCATGACAGATGCTGCTGCTCTCAACATCCTTGCCCTGTCACCTGCTGCCCGGAATTTGCTACTCAAATCATACTTCTCTGAAGAAG GAATCGAATACAATATCATCCGGGTACCCATGGCCAGCTGTGACTTCTCCATTCGTGTATACACCTATGCCGACACCCCTGATGACTTCCAGTTGCACAACTTCAGCCTCCCAGAGGAAGATGTCAAGCTCAAG ATACCCCTGATTCACCAGGCCCTGGAGTTGGCCCAGCGCCCCATCTCACTCTTCGCCAGTCCCTGGACATCACCCACTTGGCTCAAGACCAATGGGGCAGTGAATGGGAAGGGGTCACTCAAGGGTCAGCCGGGAGATCGCTACCACCAGACCTGGGCCAAATACTTTGTCAA GTTCCTGGATGCCTATGCTGAGCACAAGTTACAGTTCTGGGCGGTAACAACTGAGAACGAGCCTTCTGCAGGGCTCATTAGTGGGTACCCCTTCCAGTGCCTGGGCTTCACCCCTGAACACCAGCGAGACTTCATCGCCCGTGACCTGGGTCCCACCCTTGCCAACAGTACGCACCGCAATGTCCGTGTGCTCATGCTGGATGACCAACGCCTGCTGCTGCCCCGCTGGGCCCAGGTG GTGCTGGCGGACCCAGAGGCAGCCAAATACGTTCATGGCATCGCTGTACACTGGTATCTGGACTTTCTGGCTCCAGCAAAAGCCACCCTGGGGGAGACACACCGCCTGTTCCCTGACATGATGCTCTTTGCCTCAGAGGCCTGTGTGGGCTCCAAGTTCTGGGAGCAGAGTGTGCGCCTAGGCTCCTGGGATCGAGGGATGCAGTACAGCCACAGCATCATCACG AACCTCCTCTACCATGTGGCTGGCTGGACCGACTGGAACCTCGCCCTGAACCCTGAAGGGGGACCCAACTGGGTGCGCAACTTTGTCGACAGCCCCATCATCGTGGACATCGCCAAGGACACGTTTTACAAACAGCCCATGTTCTACCACCTTGGCCACTTCAG CAAGTTCATTCCTGAGGGCTCCCAGAGAGTGGGGCTGGATGCCAGTGAGAAGACCAACTTGGACACAGTGGCACTGATGCATCCCGATGGCTCTGCAGTTGTGGTCGTGCTAAACCG ctcctctaaGGATGTGCCTCTCACCATCAAGGATCCTGCCGTGGGATTCCTGGAGACTGTCTCACCTGGCTACTCCATTCACACCTACCTGTGGCGTCGCCAGTGA